One Streptomyces sp. SAI-135 DNA segment encodes these proteins:
- a CDS encoding DEAD/DEAH box helicase produces MTLPVALSGSDVIGQAKTGTGKTLGFGLPLLERVTVPADVEAGRARPEALTDAPQALVVVPTRELCTQVTNDLQTAGKVRNVRVLAIYGGRAYEPQVEALKKGVDVVVGTPGRLLDLAGQKKLNLGHIKALVLDEADEMLDLGFLPDVEKIINMLPARRQTMLFSATMPGAVISLARRYMSQPTHINATSPDDAGRTVANTKQHVYRAHNMDKPEMVARILQADGRGLAMVFCRTKRTAADLADQLQQRGFAAGAVHGDLGQGAREQALRAFRNGKVDVLVCTDVAARGIDVEGVTHVINYQSPEEEKTYLHRIGRTGRAGAKGIAITLVDWDDIPRWQLINKALELDFNDPPETYSTSPHFYEDLGIPAGTKGVLPRTERTRAGLDAEELEDLGEPGGRGARGRGDRDRGRGRGGRDESRSADRERSERTPRRRRRTRGGTPLDASAPVEAVAPSETTAVEDAPATRTPRRRRRTRGGASDSAPATTTATAAASTAAAPVEPAVSEPAESAVATAEGPALDTETPAKPRRRRIRKSAETPAAVETVVETAPVTETAAVTEAAPVAGTAPAAEAPATKPRRTRKTAATAPAEAAVDTAEATEAKPRRTRKTAAATTTAAETAVDTAEGTVTKPRRTRKTAAATTEAAADTAETVEAKPRRTRKTAAAAPAEAVVDTAEATEAKPRRRTTRKAAEPAVTAEIPVQTAPEPETAEVVKPRRTRKTASTATAAEAAVDTAEGTVTKPRRTRKTAAAPVETAADTAETAEVKPRRTRKTAAKATATTAAEVATDTAEAKPRRRTTRKAAEPTVTADIPAQADQEPKAAAPRRRTRKTAAAEPADS; encoded by the coding sequence ATGACGCTCCCGGTCGCCCTCTCGGGCTCCGACGTCATCGGCCAGGCCAAGACCGGCACCGGCAAGACGCTGGGCTTCGGCCTCCCGCTCCTCGAGCGCGTCACGGTCCCCGCCGACGTCGAGGCCGGCCGCGCCCGGCCCGAGGCGCTGACCGACGCCCCGCAGGCGCTCGTCGTCGTCCCCACGCGCGAGCTGTGCACCCAGGTCACCAACGACCTGCAGACCGCGGGCAAGGTACGCAACGTCCGCGTTCTCGCCATCTACGGCGGCCGCGCCTACGAGCCCCAGGTCGAGGCCCTGAAGAAGGGCGTCGACGTCGTCGTCGGCACCCCGGGCCGGCTCCTCGACCTCGCGGGCCAGAAGAAGCTGAACCTCGGCCACATCAAGGCGCTCGTCCTCGACGAGGCCGACGAGATGCTCGACCTGGGCTTCCTGCCCGACGTCGAGAAGATCATCAACATGCTGCCGGCCCGCCGCCAGACGATGCTGTTCTCGGCGACCATGCCGGGCGCCGTCATCAGTCTCGCGCGCCGCTACATGTCGCAGCCCACGCACATCAACGCCACCTCGCCCGACGACGCGGGCAGGACGGTCGCCAACACCAAGCAGCACGTGTACCGCGCGCACAACATGGACAAGCCCGAGATGGTCGCGCGCATCCTGCAGGCCGACGGCCGGGGACTGGCCATGGTCTTCTGCCGTACCAAGCGCACCGCGGCCGACCTCGCCGACCAGCTCCAGCAGCGCGGCTTCGCCGCCGGCGCGGTCCACGGCGACCTGGGCCAGGGCGCCCGCGAGCAGGCGCTGCGCGCCTTCCGCAACGGCAAGGTGGACGTCCTCGTGTGCACCGACGTCGCCGCCCGCGGCATCGACGTCGAGGGCGTCACGCACGTCATCAACTACCAGTCTCCCGAAGAGGAGAAGACGTACCTGCACCGCATCGGCCGGACCGGCCGCGCGGGTGCCAAGGGCATCGCGATCACCCTCGTCGACTGGGACGACATCCCGCGCTGGCAGCTCATCAACAAGGCGCTGGAGCTCGACTTCAACGACCCGCCGGAGACGTACTCCACCTCCCCGCACTTCTACGAGGACCTGGGCATCCCCGCGGGCACCAAGGGTGTCCTGCCGCGGACCGAGCGCACGCGCGCCGGGCTCGACGCGGAGGAGCTCGAGGACCTGGGCGAGCCGGGCGGACGCGGTGCACGCGGTCGCGGTGACCGTGACCGGGGCCGCGGACGCGGTGGCCGGGACGAGTCCCGTTCCGCCGACCGCGAGCGTTCGGAGCGTACGCCGCGCCGTCGCCGTCGTACCCGCGGCGGAACCCCGCTGGACGCGAGTGCCCCGGTCGAGGCGGTCGCCCCGTCGGAGACCACCGCGGTCGAGGACGCCCCCGCGACCCGCACCCCGCGCCGCCGTCGCCGCACCCGTGGTGGCGCGTCCGACTCGGCGCCGGCCACGACCACGGCCACGGCCGCGGCGAGCACGGCAGCGGCGCCGGTCGAGCCGGCCGTGTCCGAGCCCGCGGAGTCGGCCGTCGCCACGGCGGAGGGCCCGGCCCTCGACACCGAGACCCCGGCCAAGCCGCGCCGCCGCCGGATCCGCAAGTCCGCGGAGACGCCGGCCGCGGTGGAGACGGTCGTCGAGACCGCGCCGGTCACGGAGACCGCTGCGGTCACGGAAGCCGCTCCGGTCGCCGGGACGGCCCCGGCGGCTGAGGCCCCGGCCACGAAGCCGCGCCGTACGCGCAAGACGGCCGCCACGGCTCCCGCCGAGGCCGCGGTGGACACCGCCGAGGCCACCGAGGCCAAGCCGCGCCGCACCCGCAAGACCGCGGCCGCGACCACGACCGCCGCCGAAACCGCCGTGGACACCGCGGAGGGCACGGTCACCAAGCCGCGCCGCACCCGCAAGACCGCGGCAGCGACGACGGAGGCGGCCGCTGACACGGCGGAAACCGTGGAGGCCAAGCCCCGCCGCACGCGCAAGACGGCCGCCGCAGCTCCCGCGGAAGCGGTCGTGGACACCGCCGAGGCCACGGAAGCCAAGCCCCGTCGGCGTACCACCCGCAAGGCCGCCGAGCCCGCCGTGACCGCCGAGATCCCGGTGCAGACGGCCCCGGAGCCGGAGACGGCCGAGGTGGTCAAGCCGCGCCGGACGCGGAAGACGGCGAGCACCGCCACGGCGGCCGAGGCGGCCGTGGACACCGCGGAGGGCACGGTCACCAAGCCGCGCCGCACCCGCAAGACCGCGGCGGCCCCGGTGGAGACCGCGGCCGACACGGCGGAGACGGCGGAGGTCAAGCCGCGCCGCACCCGCAAGACCGCCGCCAAGGCCACGGCCACGACGGCCGCCGAGGTCGCCACGGACACGGCCGAGGCCAAGCCCCGCCGGCGTACCACCCGCAAGGCCGCCGAGCCCACGGTGACCGCCGACATCCCGGCCCAGGCGGACCAGGAGCCGAAGGCCGCCGCCCCGCGCCGCCGGACCCGCAAGACGGCCGCCGCGGAGCCCGCGGACAGCTGA
- a CDS encoding DUF6758 family protein, translating into MRGEPSCPKCGGRVRAPGLFADSWQCDVHGTVHPLQPVIPPSVEALDVVVHRTQVPVWMPWPLPVGWLFTGVACAGDDRSGGRATAVACTGPGPLGGVGELILVAEELGVGLGARYAGIDGPDPGPYMSVEKPPQAKVLAAGRPTPLWHVAGVPEDRAVFAGEALGLWLWAVVWPEQSGLLMYDELVLTDLRDAGAEVELVPCGALSPRLLKP; encoded by the coding sequence ATGAGGGGCGAACCCAGTTGCCCGAAGTGTGGTGGCCGGGTCAGGGCTCCCGGACTCTTCGCCGATTCCTGGCAGTGCGACGTGCACGGGACGGTGCATCCGCTGCAGCCCGTGATCCCGCCCAGTGTCGAGGCCCTCGATGTCGTGGTGCATCGCACGCAGGTCCCGGTGTGGATGCCGTGGCCGCTGCCGGTCGGCTGGCTGTTCACGGGCGTGGCCTGCGCGGGCGACGACCGCAGCGGAGGTCGTGCGACGGCTGTGGCGTGCACCGGTCCGGGCCCGCTCGGGGGTGTCGGCGAGCTGATCCTGGTGGCCGAGGAGCTCGGGGTCGGGCTCGGGGCGCGCTACGCGGGGATCGACGGGCCCGACCCGGGGCCGTACATGAGCGTCGAGAAGCCGCCGCAGGCCAAGGTGCTGGCCGCCGGCCGGCCGACTCCGCTGTGGCATGTGGCCGGGGTGCCGGAAGACCGGGCCGTTTTCGCCGGTGAGGCGCTGGGGCTGTGGCTGTGGGCCGTGGTGTGGCCCGAGCAGTCCGGGTTGCTGATGTACGACGAACTGGTGCTGACGGACCTGCGGGACGCCGGGGCGGAAGTGGAACTGGTGCCCTGCGGGGCGTTGTCGCCGCGCTTGCTGAAGCCGTAG
- a CDS encoding MarC family protein, with protein sequence MFDVAVFGSLFLTLFVIMDPPGITPIFLALTAGRPGKVQKRMAFQAVCVAGGVIAVFGLLGHQILDYLHVSVPALMIAGGLLLLLIALDLLTGKTDEPKQTKDVNVALVPLGMPLLAGPGAIVSVILAVQKAHSVATQVSVWTAILAIHVVLWLVMRYSLLIIRVIKDGGVVLVTRLAGMMLSAIAVQQIINGITQVIRAS encoded by the coding sequence ATGTTCGACGTCGCTGTCTTCGGCTCGCTCTTCCTCACCCTGTTCGTCATCATGGATCCCCCCGGGATCACCCCGATCTTCCTCGCCCTCACCGCCGGCCGGCCCGGCAAGGTGCAGAAGCGGATGGCCTTCCAGGCGGTCTGCGTGGCGGGCGGTGTCATCGCCGTCTTCGGGCTCCTGGGCCACCAGATCCTGGACTACCTGCACGTCTCCGTGCCCGCGCTGATGATCGCGGGTGGCCTGCTGCTCCTGCTGATCGCGCTCGACCTGCTCACCGGCAAGACCGACGAGCCGAAGCAGACCAAGGACGTCAACGTGGCGCTCGTACCCCTGGGCATGCCGCTGCTGGCGGGCCCGGGTGCGATCGTCTCCGTCATCCTCGCCGTGCAGAAGGCCCACAGTGTCGCCACCCAGGTCTCCGTGTGGACCGCCATCCTCGCCATCCACGTCGTGCTGTGGCTGGTGATGCGGTACTCCCTGCTGATCATCCGGGTCATCAAGGACGGCGGTGTGGTGCTGGTGACCCGGCTCGCGGGCATGATGCTGTCCGCGATCGCCGTGCAGCAGATCATCAACGGGATCACCCAGGTGATCCGGGCGAGCTGA
- a CDS encoding alpha/beta hydrolase, producing MSTRAVFALPPGARAYPLRTARGEFAVVDSAVPDGVTAKGTALLLPGFTGSKEDFTLLHEPLTARGYRIVAVDGRGQFESDGPQTDESAYARGELARDVLAQAAAVGTPVHLVGHSLGGQIARAAVLLDHSPFISLTLVSSGPAQISDSQQQRVKLLRDALGVMTMAEVWDAILAMGPPEEVGGPAQGIGDVVQLRRRWLGNKPAQLLATGRQLCTEPDLVSELAAVPLPFHVLSGSQDDTWPIPLLDDMAVRLRARRTVIPGADHSPNADEPLPTAHALADFWDSLDR from the coding sequence GTGAGCACCCGAGCCGTCTTCGCCCTGCCGCCAGGCGCCCGCGCCTATCCCCTGCGCACCGCTCGTGGTGAGTTCGCGGTCGTGGATTCGGCCGTGCCCGACGGCGTCACCGCGAAGGGCACCGCGCTGCTGCTCCCCGGCTTCACGGGCAGCAAGGAGGACTTCACGCTGCTCCACGAACCGCTCACCGCGCGCGGCTACCGGATCGTGGCCGTGGACGGGCGGGGCCAGTTCGAGTCGGACGGGCCGCAGACCGACGAATCCGCCTATGCGCGAGGCGAGTTGGCGCGGGACGTGCTCGCCCAGGCCGCCGCCGTCGGCACCCCCGTGCATCTGGTGGGGCACTCCCTGGGCGGCCAGATCGCGCGCGCCGCCGTCCTGCTCGACCACTCGCCCTTCATCTCGTTGACCCTCGTCTCCTCGGGCCCCGCGCAGATCTCCGACTCCCAGCAGCAGCGCGTGAAACTGCTGCGGGACGCGCTCGGGGTGATGACGATGGCCGAGGTGTGGGACGCGATCCTGGCCATGGGCCCGCCGGAGGAGGTCGGCGGCCCCGCGCAGGGCATCGGGGACGTCGTACAGCTGCGCCGCCGCTGGCTCGGCAACAAGCCCGCCCAACTCCTCGCGACCGGGCGTCAGTTGTGCACGGAGCCGGATCTGGTGAGCGAACTCGCCGCCGTCCCGCTGCCGTTCCACGTCCTGTCCGGTTCGCAGGACGACACCTGGCCGATTCCCCTCCTCGACGACATGGCCGTACGCCTGCGCGCCCGCCGCACGGTGATCCCGGGGGCCGACCACTCCCCCAACGCCGACGAGCCGCTGCCCACGGCCCACGCCCTGGCGGACTTCTGGGACAGCCTCGACCGATAG
- a CDS encoding DUF3152 domain-containing protein, whose product MTSGPGAPRSSEGTPARGVPRLPDGTPAHGFPRLPDGTPAHGFPRLPDGTPARGFPRLSDGTPARGVPVVPDGPSAQGVRRFPDGTPPHGFPRLPDGTPAQGVPRVRGGHPEQRESGGGWGELSGQGPGGRGAGPGVAPPHQRQAASGSPSGPRQDYVDAFADGIDIDFDGDVDVFAPGGPRGPVAAHGSGAGTGAPADAHAPAALRSDTYWPDDTDADVLPGSGDTPPDDRPPTAKGGKGRAFTGIAAAAVVTVLAVVVAGQVTDGRGTAADAQSATDQARDVREPVTGADGQPTPSPSAGVTTLTYEQAMGTKYPLSAELDGSGRFDAVRGFDKAPGKGQKYTYRVDVEQGLGLDGALFAEAVQKTLNDDRSWAHGGARTFERVYSGKPDFVITLASPGTTADWCAKSGLDTTEDNVSCDSAATERVMINAYRWAQGSTTYGDRIHAYRQMLINHEVGHRLGYSHVTCDKNGELAPVMQQQTKFLDHDGIRCRANPWPYPGS is encoded by the coding sequence ATGACGTCCGGGCCGGGCGCTCCTCGGTCCTCGGAAGGCACGCCGGCGCGTGGTGTGCCTCGGCTTCCTGACGGGACGCCCGCGCACGGTTTTCCTCGGCTTCCTGACGGGACGCCTGCGCACGGTTTTCCTCGGCTTCCCGATGGGACGCCCGCGCGCGGCTTCCCCCGGTTGTCCGACGGCACGCCCGCGCGTGGAGTGCCGGTTGTGCCCGACGGTCCGTCCGCCCAGGGCGTGCGGCGGTTCCCGGACGGGACGCCCCCGCACGGCTTCCCGCGGCTGCCCGACGGGACCCCCGCCCAGGGCGTGCCCCGGGTCCGGGGCGGGCATCCCGAGCAGCGTGAATCCGGGGGCGGCTGGGGGGAGTTGAGTGGTCAGGGGCCGGGCGGTCGCGGCGCCGGACCCGGGGTCGCTCCGCCACACCAGCGGCAGGCGGCGTCCGGATCGCCGTCGGGGCCGCGACAGGATTACGTCGACGCATTCGCCGACGGCATCGACATCGACTTCGACGGCGACGTCGACGTGTTCGCGCCCGGCGGGCCCCGCGGCCCTGTTGCCGCGCACGGCTCCGGCGCGGGGACCGGAGCCCCCGCCGACGCTCATGCCCCCGCCGCCCTCCGCTCCGACACCTACTGGCCCGACGACACCGACGCCGATGTCCTCCCCGGCTCCGGCGACACGCCCCCGGACGACCGGCCTCCGACGGCCAAGGGCGGCAAGGGCCGCGCGTTCACCGGCATCGCGGCCGCCGCGGTCGTCACCGTGCTCGCCGTCGTCGTGGCCGGACAGGTCACCGACGGGCGCGGCACCGCGGCGGACGCGCAGTCCGCGACCGACCAGGCCCGGGATGTCAGGGAGCCCGTCACGGGCGCGGACGGGCAGCCGACGCCGTCCCCCTCGGCCGGCGTGACGACGCTGACGTACGAACAGGCGATGGGCACCAAGTACCCGCTCAGCGCCGAGCTCGACGGCTCGGGCAGGTTCGACGCGGTCCGGGGCTTCGACAAGGCGCCCGGCAAGGGGCAGAAGTACACCTACCGCGTGGACGTGGAGCAGGGTCTCGGCCTCGACGGCGCACTCTTCGCCGAGGCCGTCCAGAAGACGCTCAACGACGACCGCAGCTGGGCGCACGGCGGGGCCCGCACCTTCGAGCGCGTCTACTCCGGCAAGCCCGACTTCGTGATCACCCTCGCCAGCCCCGGCACCACGGCAGACTGGTGTGCCAAGTCCGGCCTCGACACGACCGAGGACAACGTCTCGTGCGACTCGGCCGCCACCGAGCGCGTGATGATCAATGCGTACCGCTGGGCGCAGGGATCAACCACATACGGTGATCGGATCCATGCGTACCGGCAGATGTTGATCAATCATGAGGTCGGCCACCGCCTCGGCTACTCCCATGTGACGTGCGACAAGAACGGCGAGCTCGCGCCGGTCATGCAGCAGCAGACCAAGTTCCTCGACCACGACGGGATCCGCTGCCGGGCCAACCCGTGGCCGTATCCCGGGAGTTGA
- a CDS encoding ferritin-like fold-containing protein yields the protein MRFMTTSDKPDNASETPAEPTVEHTGVAAQDWTKAAADPQYRAAVVDLLGALAYGELAAFERLAEDAKLAPTLADKAELAKMASAEFHHYEKLRDRLTEIGEEPTLAMEPFVAALDGFHRQTAPSDWLEGLVKAYVGDSIASDFYREVAARLDSDSRELVLAVLDDTGHAGFAVEKVRAAIDADPRVGGRLALWARRLMGEALSQSQRVVADRDALSTMLVGGVADGFDLAEVGRMFSRITEAHTKRMAALGLAA from the coding sequence GTGCGCTTCATGACGACCTCTGACAAGCCCGACAACGCCTCCGAGACCCCTGCCGAACCCACCGTCGAGCACACTGGTGTCGCCGCCCAGGACTGGACGAAGGCCGCCGCCGACCCGCAGTACCGAGCCGCGGTCGTCGACCTGCTCGGCGCGCTCGCGTACGGCGAGCTCGCGGCCTTCGAGCGGCTCGCGGAGGACGCCAAGCTGGCGCCGACGCTGGCGGACAAGGCGGAGCTGGCGAAGATGGCGTCGGCGGAGTTCCACCACTACGAGAAGTTGCGCGACCGGCTGACGGAGATCGGCGAGGAGCCGACGCTGGCGATGGAGCCGTTCGTCGCGGCCCTCGACGGCTTCCACCGGCAGACGGCGCCCTCGGACTGGCTGGAGGGGCTCGTCAAGGCGTACGTCGGCGACTCGATCGCCAGTGACTTCTACCGGGAGGTCGCCGCGCGGCTCGACTCGGACTCGCGCGAGCTGGTGCTGGCCGTCCTCGACGACACCGGGCACGCCGGGTTCGCGGTGGAGAAGGTGCGGGCGGCCATCGACGCGGACCCGCGCGTGGGCGGGCGACTGGCCCTGTGGGCACGGCGGTTGATGGGTGAGGCGCTGTCGCAGTCCCAGCGGGTCGTCGCGGACCGCGACGCGCTGTCGACGATGCTCGTCGGGGGCGTCGCGGACGGGTTCGATCTCGCGGAGGTGGGGCGGATGTTCTCCCGCATCACGGAGGCGCACACCAAGCGGATGGCGGCGCTCGGGTTGGCGGCGTAG
- a CDS encoding alpha/beta hydrolase gives MSSTELPLVPPATVLPKVAPVRVGEGERLRSVGLPGITLTVRSRPPARKGLPPALYVHGLGGSSQNWSALMEQLEDDVDGEAVDLPGFGDSPPPDDGNYSVTAHARAVIRLLDASARGPVHLFGNSLGGAVTTRVAAARPDLVRTLTLVSPALPEIRVQRTAVPTGLLALPGVAGLFTRFSKDWTAEQRVRGVTALCYGDPGRVSPEGFRHAVEEMERRLQLPYFWDAMTRSARGLVNAYTLGGQHALWRQAERVLAPTLLVYGGRDQLVGFRMAQKAARTFRDSRLLTLPEAGHVAMMEYPETVAKAFRELVTDKGAAETSGGSVGGSYRRDRSAGAPGDGADAASASGDGVDTTILGS, from the coding sequence ATGTCTTCGACCGAGCTGCCCCTCGTGCCGCCCGCCACCGTCCTTCCGAAAGTGGCACCCGTGAGGGTCGGCGAGGGTGAGCGGCTCAGGTCGGTGGGGCTGCCGGGGATCACTCTGACGGTGCGTTCCAGGCCGCCCGCGCGCAAGGGGCTGCCGCCCGCGCTGTACGTGCACGGGCTCGGCGGTTCCTCGCAGAACTGGTCGGCGCTGATGGAGCAGCTGGAGGACGACGTCGACGGCGAGGCCGTCGATCTGCCCGGTTTCGGCGACTCCCCGCCGCCGGACGACGGCAACTACTCGGTCACCGCTCACGCGCGCGCGGTGATCCGCCTTCTCGACGCGTCCGCTCGCGGGCCCGTCCACCTCTTCGGGAACTCCCTCGGCGGCGCGGTGACCACGCGCGTCGCGGCGGCGCGGCCCGACCTGGTGCGCACCCTCACCCTCGTCTCGCCGGCCCTCCCGGAGATCCGCGTCCAGCGCACCGCCGTGCCCACGGGGCTTCTGGCGCTGCCCGGTGTGGCGGGTCTGTTCACCCGGTTCAGCAAAGACTGGACGGCCGAGCAGCGTGTCCGCGGCGTCACGGCCCTGTGCTACGGAGACCCCGGGCGGGTCAGCCCCGAGGGCTTCCGGCACGCCGTGGAGGAGATGGAACGGCGGCTCCAACTGCCGTACTTCTGGGACGCGATGACACGTTCCGCGCGCGGGCTGGTGAACGCCTACACACTGGGCGGCCAGCACGCGCTGTGGCGCCAGGCCGAGCGCGTCCTCGCGCCCACGCTCCTCGTCTACGGCGGTCGCGACCAGCTCGTCGGCTTCCGCATGGCCCAGAAGGCGGCCCGCACCTTCCGTGACTCCCGCCTGCTGACCCTGCCGGAGGCGGGGCACGTGGCGATGATGGAGTACCCGGAGACGGTGGCGAAGGCGTTCCGCGAGCTCGTCACGGACAAGGGGGCTGCGGAGACCTCCGGCGGATCCGTGGGAGGCTCTTACCGGCGTGACCGCTCCGCGGGTGCCCCGGGCGACGGGGCGGACGCCGCATCGGCCTCCGGTGACGGGGTCGACACCACCATTCTGGGGAGCTGA
- a CDS encoding PHP domain-containing protein, giving the protein MRIDLHCHSTASDGTDTPAELVRNAAAAGLDVVALTDHDTTRGYAEARAALPAGLTLVTGAELSCRIDGVSMHMLAYLFDPEEPELLAERELVRDDRVPRARAMVARLQELGVPVTWEQVARIAGDGSVGRPHVATALVELGVVPSVDDAFTTDWLADGGRAHVEKHETDPFEAIRLVKGAGGVTVFAHPGASKRGRTVPESAIAEMAAAGLDGIEVDHMDHDADTRGRLRGLAADLGLLATGSSDYHGSRKTVALGEYTTDPEVYGEITRRATGAFPVPGTGGI; this is encoded by the coding sequence GTGCGTATCGACCTGCACTGTCACTCCACGGCTTCCGACGGGACCGACACGCCTGCCGAGCTGGTGCGCAACGCCGCCGCTGCCGGGCTGGACGTCGTCGCGCTCACCGATCACGACACCACGCGCGGGTACGCCGAGGCGCGTGCCGCGCTGCCCGCCGGGCTGACCCTCGTCACCGGGGCCGAACTGTCCTGCCGGATCGACGGGGTGTCCATGCACATGCTGGCCTACCTGTTCGACCCCGAGGAGCCGGAGCTGCTCGCCGAGCGGGAGCTCGTCCGGGACGACCGGGTGCCCCGGGCGCGGGCCATGGTGGCCAGGCTCCAGGAGCTGGGTGTGCCGGTCACCTGGGAGCAGGTGGCGCGGATCGCCGGAGACGGTTCCGTCGGACGGCCGCACGTCGCCACCGCGCTCGTCGAGCTCGGGGTCGTACCGAGTGTCGACGACGCCTTCACCACCGACTGGCTGGCCGACGGCGGCCGGGCCCATGTGGAGAAGCACGAGACCGACCCCTTCGAGGCGATCCGGCTGGTCAAGGGGGCCGGCGGGGTCACCGTGTTCGCCCACCCCGGCGCGAGCAAGCGCGGCCGCACCGTCCCGGAGTCCGCGATCGCCGAGATGGCCGCCGCCGGACTCGACGGCATCGAGGTCGACCACATGGACCACGACGCGGACACGCGCGGACGGCTGCGCGGGCTCGCCGCCGACCTCGGGCTGCTCGCCACCGGGTCCAGCGACTACCACGGCAGCCGCAAGACGGTCGCCCTCGGCGAGTACACGACGGACCCCGAGGTCTACGGGGAGATCACGCGGCGGGCGACGGGCGCGTTCCCCGTCCCCGGGACCGGCGGAATCTGA
- a CDS encoding DUF3107 domain-containing protein, whose amino-acid sequence MEVKIGVQHAPREIVLESGQSAEEVERAVAEALAGKSQLLSLVDEHGRKVLVPADRLAYVELGEPAPRKVGFGAL is encoded by the coding sequence GTGGAGGTCAAGATCGGCGTGCAGCACGCGCCCCGCGAGATCGTTCTGGAGAGCGGTCAGAGCGCCGAGGAGGTCGAGCGGGCGGTGGCGGAGGCCCTGGCCGGCAAGTCTCAGCTGCTGAGCCTGGTGGACGAGCACGGCCGCAAGGTCCTCGTCCCGGCCGACCGTCTCGCGTACGTCGAGCTCGGCGAGCCGGCTCCACGCAAGGTGGGCTTCGGCGCGCTGTAG
- a CDS encoding TetR/AcrR family transcriptional regulator — MTAIEQTEAARPRGTRLPRRARRNQLLGAAQEVFVAQGYHAAAMDDIAERAGVSKPVLYQHFPGKLDLYLALLDQHCESLIQAVRAALASTTDNKQRVRATMDAYFAYVEDDGGAFRLVFESDLTNEPAVRERVDKVTNECAEAICDVIAEDTGLSRAESMLLASGLGGLAQVVARSWLHSDRSVPRDQAVQLLTSLAWRGIAGFPLHGTEHH; from the coding sequence GTGACAGCCATCGAGCAGACAGAGGCGGCACGCCCGAGGGGGACGCGCCTGCCGCGCCGTGCCCGACGGAACCAGCTGCTGGGCGCCGCGCAGGAAGTCTTCGTGGCGCAGGGCTACCACGCGGCCGCGATGGACGACATCGCCGAGCGGGCCGGCGTCAGCAAGCCGGTGCTCTACCAGCACTTCCCGGGCAAACTCGATCTGTATCTCGCGCTCCTGGACCAGCACTGCGAGTCCCTGATCCAGGCGGTGCGCGCCGCTCTCGCGTCGACGACCGACAACAAGCAGCGCGTACGGGCGACCATGGACGCCTACTTCGCGTACGTCGAGGACGACGGCGGCGCCTTCCGCCTGGTCTTCGAGTCGGACCTGACGAACGAGCCCGCGGTGCGCGAGCGCGTCGACAAGGTCACCAACGAGTGCGCCGAGGCGATCTGCGACGTCATCGCCGAGGACACCGGCCTCTCGCGCGCGGAGTCGATGCTGCTGGCGTCGGGCCTCGGCGGCCTCGCCCAGGTGGTGGCCCGGTCCTGGCTGCACAGCGACCGCAGCGTCCCGCGCGACCAGGCGGTCCAGCTGCTGACGTCGCTGGCGTGGCGGGGCATCGCCGGTTTCCCGCTGCACGGCACGGAGCACCACTGA
- a CDS encoding NYN domain-containing protein: MNDDLAPLSARIDRTNELLTRMLAEVAKTPSTHAIFVDAGYLYAAAGRLVTGTEDRRAFDLDAEGLIEALIDRARTIFADSRLLRVYWYDGARRRIHTAEQQSIAELPDVKVRLGNLNANNQQKGVDSLIRSDLESLARHRAISDAALLGGDEDLVSAVEAAQGYGARVHLWGIEAPEGRNQAEPLLWEVDSQRTLDLDFFKPYVSRRAAVPYEATAARPSREDVRFVGAQIAAKWLAERGRAALQELLPGHPYLPGSVDQDLLVEAEGLLQYSLRGQADLRRALRDGFWEHLQGQY, translated from the coding sequence ATGAACGACGACCTGGCGCCGCTGAGCGCCCGCATCGACCGCACCAACGAGCTGCTCACGCGCATGCTCGCCGAGGTGGCGAAGACGCCCTCGACGCATGCGATCTTCGTCGACGCGGGCTACCTCTACGCGGCCGCGGGACGACTCGTCACCGGCACCGAGGACCGGCGCGCCTTCGACCTCGACGCCGAGGGCCTGATCGAGGCCCTCATCGACCGGGCGCGGACCATCTTCGCGGACAGCAGACTGCTCAGGGTCTACTGGTACGACGGCGCGAGACGCCGCATCCACACGGCGGAGCAGCAGTCCATCGCCGAACTCCCCGACGTGAAAGTCCGGCTGGGCAACCTCAACGCCAACAACCAGCAGAAGGGCGTCGACTCGCTGATCCGCTCCGACCTGGAGTCCCTGGCCCGGCACCGCGCGATCAGCGACGCGGCACTCCTGGGCGGTGACGAGGACCTGGTCTCGGCGGTCGAGGCGGCCCAGGGCTACGGCGCCCGCGTCCACCTGTGGGGCATCGAGGCACCCGAGGGCCGCAACCAGGCGGAACCGCTGCTGTGGGAGGTCGACAGCCAGCGCACCCTCGACCTCGACTTCTTCAAGCCGTACGTCTCCCGGCGGGCCGCCGTCCCCTACGAGGCGACGGCCGCCCGGCCCAGCCGTGAGGACGTCCGTTTCGTGGGCGCGCAGATCGCCGCGAAGTGGCTCGCGGAGCGGGGGCGGGCGGCACTGCAGGAACTCCTGCCCGGCCATCCCTATCTGCCCGGATCGGTCGACCAGGACCTGCTGGTCGAGGCGGAGGGGCTCCTCCAGTACTCCCTGCGGGGGCAGGCGGACCTGCGGCGGGCGCTGCGGGACGGGTTCTGGGAGCACCTGCAGGGGCAGTACTGA